In one Silene latifolia isolate original U9 population chromosome 10, ASM4854445v1, whole genome shotgun sequence genomic region, the following are encoded:
- the LOC141608798 gene encoding uncharacterized protein LOC141608798 has protein sequence MDVVSVRPIKEHQQFITVEIARNGELPWFFSAIYASPDPLNRRELWSELENFARINNRPWLLAGDFNETRNLNERHGGSASMARRCENFNNWIENCEFIELAFSGSPHTWARGNSVETRQSARLDRALCTADWGTIFEEAMVKHIPAFQSDHCPLFISPNGFVPLNSVNRPFRFQACWLTHENFKEFVEESWPSDGNFPSRLDLLSKKLQNWNSTIFGDIFRRKRSLIARIGGCQRELSFARQRHLIKLEAKLRKELDEVLAQEELLWYQKSRAEFIKDGDRNTSFFHVSTLVRRWRNRIVSLKNEQGLWVDDPNEVKKMIVDYFKNLYTDDNNSSVIDGLP, from the coding sequence ATGGATGTGGTCTCGGTCAGACCAATAAAAGAACATCAACAATTTATAACTGTTGAAATTGCTCGTAATGGGGAGCTACCATGGTTCTTTTCTGCTATCTACGCAAGCCCCGACCCCTTGAATCGTCGAGAATTATGGTCTGAATTGGAGAATTTTGCTAGAATTAATAACAGGCCGTGGCTTCTTGCGGGTGACTTCAATGAAACTCGAAATTTAAATGAAAGACATGGGGGAAGCGCTTCCATGGCAAGACGCTGTGAGAACTTTAATAACTGGATTGAGAATTGCGAATTTATCGAGTTAGCTTTTTCTGGGTCTCCACACACCTGGGCCCGGGGAAACTCGGTAGAGACAAGACAAAGCGCGAGATTAGACAGAGCTCTTTGCACAGCTGATTGGGGGACGATTTTCGAAGAAGCAATGGTTAAACACATTCCCGCCTTTCAGTCAGATCACTGCCCCTTGTTCATCTCCCCAAACGGTTTTGTTCCTCTCAATTCTGTCAATAGACCGTTTCGTTTTCAGGCTTGTTGGTTAACACATGAGAATTTTAAAGAATTCGTGGAGGAAAGCTGGCCATCAGACGGGAATTTCCCATCCCGACTTGATCTTTTATCAAAGAAACTTCAAAATTGGAACTCTACTATTTTTGGCGATATTTTTCGTCGAAAACGTTCTCTAATTGCAAGAATAGGAGGTTGTCAGCGTGAATTATCCTTTGCAAGACAGAGACATCTTATTAAATTAGAGGCAAAACTTAGAAAAGAATTGGATGAGGTCCTTGCCCAAGAAGAGCTCTTATGGTACCAAAAATCGAGAGCCGAGTTCATCAAAGATGGTGACAGAAATACCTCTTTCTTTCATGTCAGTACCTTGGTAAGGAGATGGCGAAACCGTATTGTTTCTTTGAAAAACGAACAGGGTCTATGGGTAGACGATCCCAACGAAGTAAAAAAGATGATTGTGGATTACTTCAAAAATCTCTACACGGATGATAACAATTCGAGCGTGATAGACGGCTTACCATGA